A stretch of the Archangium violaceum genome encodes the following:
- the istA gene encoding IS21 family transposase codes for MAAERLSMRKLRELLRQRLEQKLSVREIARSLGIGVGTVNRYLYRAQAAKLTSWPLPPELDDDAALTALLFADEGKVVASRPEPDWAHVHAELRKKGVTRLLLWQEYREEHPEGYQYSQFCERYARWAKCVSVTMRQEHRAGEKCFMDFSGDGLQVHDALSGEVRVAKLYVAVLGASNYTYMEPVFSEDVGTWVGCNQRAFAYFGGVAEMAVPDNLKAAVTRTNRYEPDINPSYADMARHYGFAVVPARPRKPRDKAKAENGVLLAEEQSINPSREQSAIRKWRGGRRKSPIPRRGVGGGVVQVEAGESGIQPHSPGAHRLVGA; via the coding sequence ATGGCGGCAGAGAGGCTGTCCATGCGCAAGCTGAGAGAGTTGTTGAGGCAGAGGTTGGAGCAGAAGCTGTCGGTGCGGGAGATTGCCCGGAGCCTGGGAATCGGCGTGGGCACGGTGAATCGTTACCTGTACCGGGCGCAGGCGGCGAAGCTGACGAGTTGGCCGCTGCCGCCGGAGCTGGATGACGACGCGGCGCTCACGGCGCTGTTGTTCGCGGACGAGGGCAAGGTGGTGGCGAGCCGGCCCGAGCCGGACTGGGCGCACGTGCACGCGGAGCTCAGGAAGAAGGGCGTCACCAGGCTGCTGCTGTGGCAGGAGTACCGGGAGGAGCACCCGGAGGGCTACCAGTACAGCCAGTTCTGCGAGCGCTACGCGCGGTGGGCGAAGTGCGTGAGCGTCACCATGCGCCAGGAACACCGGGCCGGGGAGAAGTGCTTCATGGACTTCAGCGGTGATGGGCTGCAAGTCCACGACGCGCTGAGCGGCGAGGTGCGGGTGGCGAAGCTGTACGTGGCGGTGCTGGGGGCGAGCAACTACACGTACATGGAGCCCGTCTTCAGCGAGGACGTGGGCACGTGGGTGGGGTGCAACCAGAGGGCGTTCGCGTACTTCGGAGGGGTGGCGGAGATGGCGGTGCCCGACAACCTGAAGGCGGCAGTCACGCGCACCAACCGGTACGAGCCGGACATCAACCCCAGCTATGCGGACATGGCGCGACACTACGGCTTCGCGGTGGTGCCGGCGAGGCCGCGCAAGCCGCGGGACAAGGCGAAGGCGGAGAACGGGGTGCTGCTGGCTGAAGAGCAGTCGATAAATCCCTCGCGGGAGCAGAGCGCGATCAGGAAGTGGAGGGGAGGGCGGAGGAAATCGCCCATCCCGAGGCGCGGAGTTGGAGGGGGGGTTGTACAGGTGGAAGCAGGCGAGAGCGGGATTCAACCACACAGCCCGGGGGCTCATCGCCTGGTTGGAGCCTGA
- the tnpC gene encoding IS66 family transposase, producing the protein MDGYKGYDKLFTREGATAVEVGCWSHARRYFVEALEAGDTRAALPLSLIGQLFEVEREASASQVDDAERLRRRDTLSRPITEQLGRWVADTYNAEPPKSRLARACRYALNQWTALLRFLEEARLPLHNNASELRLREIAVGRKNYLFAGSDAGAERAACVYTLVATCVLAGVDPQAYLTDVLEKLSRGWPRRRLEELLPPMWKASREAAAQAPSVSPATT; encoded by the coding sequence GTGGACGGGTACAAGGGCTACGACAAGCTCTTCACTCGCGAGGGAGCCACCGCGGTGGAGGTGGGGTGCTGGAGCCATGCCCGGCGCTACTTCGTGGAGGCATTGGAAGCCGGTGACACACGGGCGGCGCTGCCGCTCTCCCTCATTGGCCAGCTCTTCGAGGTGGAGCGCGAAGCCAGCGCGTCCCAGGTGGACGACGCCGAGCGGCTGCGCAGGCGCGACACGCTCTCGCGTCCCATTACCGAGCAACTGGGGCGCTGGGTGGCCGACACCTACAACGCGGAGCCACCGAAAAGCCGGCTGGCCCGGGCGTGCCGCTATGCCCTCAACCAGTGGACGGCGCTGCTGCGCTTCTTGGAAGAAGCACGCCTGCCCCTGCACAACAACGCTTCGGAGCTGCGGCTGCGGGAGATTGCCGTCGGCAGGAAGAACTACCTGTTCGCCGGCAGTGACGCGGGCGCCGAGCGCGCCGCGTGCGTGTACACGCTGGTGGCCACCTGCGTGCTGGCGGGCGTGGACCCGCAGGCGTACCTGACCGACGTGCTGGAGAAGCTCTCCCGGGGCTGGCCGCGGCGCCGGCTCGAGGAACTGCTGCCGCCCATGTGGAAGGCGTCGCGCGAAGCCGCCGCTCAGGCTCCCTCTGTCTCGCCCGCGACCACCTGA
- a CDS encoding phage integrase N-terminal SAM-like domain-containing protein encodes MEDTMGALRDKMQQDLELGGYAAVTKKVYLSAAADFARHFGRSPARMGQDEVRAYIRYLVEHKQLKS; translated from the coding sequence ATGGAGGACACCATGGGCGCATTGCGCGACAAGATGCAGCAGGACCTCGAGCTCGGTGGCTACGCGGCGGTGACGAAGAAGGTGTACCTGTCGGCGGCGGCCGACTTCGCCCGGCACTTCGGACGCTCCCCCGCGAGAATGGGGCAGGACGAGGTGAGGGCGTACATCCGCTACCTGGTCGAGCACAAGCAGCTGAAGTCCTAG